From the Selenomonas timonae genome, one window contains:
- a CDS encoding peptidoglycan D,D-transpeptidase FtsI family protein, producing the protein MADRKLRKHMAVAAAFLLALLGVQILYLAKLSVWDGAMLAAHPLNTRSALMEQGIRRGRIVDRAGNVLAESAADGMRSYPYGRILAPVTGYQTERYGATGVEQTAGQELSGVTLDVAHMGPLRTLLRADAGYDVRLTVDAQLSETAWNALDGRRGAVVVMDAETGAIRAMVSSPSYDPASAAANWDELTARADSPLLNRAAQGLYPPGSTFKTLIADAALTAGVTNSDEVFTCTGELAIGSDYVLHEPHGEVHGKLRLADALRESCNVTFATLALRLGGSGLSSAFDRFGIGAELTDTEIPMAKAHVPDLKSLGDGEIAQLGIGQGALLVTPLQMALVADAFANGGRMMQPYLVGQVLTADGTPLYEARPQVWRTATTAERAAVIDGYMADVVAAGTGTAADVAGVRVTGKTGTAENASGTDHAWFIGSAERGGQKIVVAVLVEEGGFGGRAAAGIAHQVIRTYFEGQR; encoded by the coding sequence ATGGCTGATCGGAAACTCCGAAAGCATATGGCAGTCGCGGCGGCATTCCTGCTCGCCCTGCTCGGTGTTCAAATTCTCTATCTCGCAAAGCTGAGTGTTTGGGATGGGGCTATGCTCGCCGCCCATCCGCTCAATACGCGCTCTGCGCTGATGGAGCAGGGCATTCGGCGCGGGCGCATTGTGGATCGTGCGGGGAACGTGCTCGCGGAGAGTGCGGCGGACGGTATGCGCTCCTATCCCTACGGCAGAATCCTCGCGCCTGTGACAGGCTATCAGACGGAGCGCTACGGCGCAACGGGCGTGGAGCAGACGGCGGGGCAGGAACTCAGCGGCGTGACCTTGGATGTCGCGCATATGGGACCTTTGCGTACGCTTCTGCGTGCAGATGCGGGCTATGATGTCCGCCTGACCGTCGATGCGCAGCTCTCGGAGACCGCATGGAACGCTCTTGACGGGCGACGCGGTGCGGTCGTCGTCATGGATGCAGAGACGGGGGCAATCCGTGCCATGGTGAGCTCTCCTTCCTACGATCCCGCCTCTGCGGCGGCGAACTGGGATGAACTCACGGCACGCGCGGACAGCCCTCTGCTGAACCGCGCGGCGCAGGGACTCTACCCCCCCGGCTCGACATTCAAGACGCTCATTGCCGACGCTGCGCTCACCGCGGGTGTGACGAATTCCGACGAGGTGTTCACCTGTACGGGGGAACTTGCGATCGGTTCGGATTACGTACTTCATGAGCCGCATGGCGAGGTGCACGGAAAGCTCCGACTTGCAGATGCGCTGCGCGAATCCTGCAACGTCACCTTTGCGACGCTCGCCCTGCGCCTTGGTGGCAGCGGTCTTTCATCGGCGTTTGATCGCTTCGGAATCGGTGCAGAGCTGACGGATACCGAGATTCCGATGGCAAAGGCGCATGTCCCTGATCTAAAATCACTCGGTGACGGGGAGATCGCGCAGCTCGGCATCGGGCAGGGGGCGCTGCTCGTCACGCCCTTGCAGATGGCGCTCGTTGCGGATGCCTTTGCAAATGGCGGGCGCATGATGCAGCCGTATCTGGTCGGGCAGGTTCTGACGGCGGACGGGACACCTCTCTATGAGGCGCGTCCACAGGTATGGCGGACAGCGACGACGGCGGAACGAGCGGCTGTCATCGACGGCTATATGGCGGATGTCGTTGCCGCAGGTACAGGCACGGCGGCGGATGTCGCCGGTGTGCGCGTCACGGGCAAGACCGGCACGGCAGAGAATGCGAGCGGAACAGATCACGCATGGTTCATCGGCTCGGCAGAGCGCGGCGGTCAAAAGATCGTCGTTGCCGTCCTCGTGGAGGAGGGCGGCTTCGGCGGGCGCGCAGCGGCAGGGATTGCACATCAGGTGATACGAACGTATTTTGAAGGGCAGCGATGA
- a CDS encoding FtsW/RodA/SpoVE family cell cycle protein, translating to MTAGLKFAPVGLLLCALGVLFLKQGAGQAGWVFDWHTQLAYLPWLALLICAGAASYVLAAQRRLDSVPLSLAYLLLAVGLAEIARLKPELFTAQLRWACVGIAFWALTVVLWEHLRNFLAYPYVLGIATTIILLLPLLFGVSIGGNTNWLAFGGFSVQPSEFGKILLIFFLAAYLADHRAVLTLPARRFLFLHLPPVRFIAPLVVLWGLAVLMFVIARDLGAALLFFGMAVLMTYMGTGRKSYVFLAGLFILVAAALSYALFGHVRVRFDIWLHPWADPNGMSYQVVQSLFAIGTGGIWGTGFAEGHPLLIPEVHTDFIFAAIAEEFGLIGAVFVLMCYALLFWRGSRIAMGVPRAEESLLAAGCAASLLLQAFIITAGVTKLLPLTGITLPFVSYGGSSMSASFILVGILTALSGERRGAADG from the coding sequence ATGACAGCGGGTCTGAAATTCGCGCCTGTGGGGCTGCTCCTCTGCGCGCTCGGCGTTCTGTTTCTGAAACAGGGGGCAGGGCAGGCGGGATGGGTATTTGACTGGCACACGCAGCTCGCATATCTGCCGTGGCTCGCACTCCTCATCTGCGCGGGCGCCGCAAGCTATGTACTTGCGGCGCAGCGCAGATTGGACAGCGTTCCTCTTTCGCTCGCCTATCTGCTTCTCGCCGTCGGCCTTGCGGAGATTGCACGGCTGAAGCCCGAACTGTTCACGGCACAGCTTCGATGGGCGTGCGTCGGCATCGCCTTCTGGGCGCTGACGGTTGTTCTGTGGGAGCATCTGAGGAATTTCCTTGCCTATCCCTATGTATTGGGGATTGCGACGACGATCATCCTGCTCCTCCCGCTGCTGTTCGGCGTGAGCATCGGCGGCAATACGAATTGGCTCGCGTTTGGCGGCTTTTCCGTGCAGCCCTCGGAGTTCGGCAAGATCCTGCTCATCTTCTTTCTTGCGGCGTATCTCGCCGACCATCGTGCAGTGCTGACCCTGCCCGCGCGGCGCTTCCTTTTTCTCCATCTACCGCCCGTGCGGTTCATCGCGCCGCTCGTCGTACTCTGGGGGCTTGCCGTCCTCATGTTCGTCATCGCGCGCGATCTCGGCGCGGCACTGCTCTTCTTCGGGATGGCGGTGCTTATGACCTATATGGGGACAGGGCGTAAATCCTACGTGTTCCTCGCGGGGCTGTTCATCCTCGTGGCGGCGGCACTCAGCTACGCGCTCTTCGGGCACGTCCGCGTGCGCTTCGACATCTGGCTGCATCCGTGGGCGGATCCGAACGGTATGTCCTATCAGGTCGTGCAGTCGCTCTTTGCCATCGGTACGGGCGGCATCTGGGGGACGGGCTTTGCAGAGGGGCATCCGCTGCTCATCCCCGAGGTGCACACGGACTTTATCTTTGCGGCGATTGCCGAGGAGTTCGGGCTGATCGGAGCCGTCTTCGTTCTCATGTGCTACGCTCTTCTCTTCTGGCGGGGCAGCCGCATCGCGATGGGTGTGCCGCGTGCGGAGGAGTCGCTGCTCGCGGCGGGTTGTGCCGCAAGTCTCCTGCTACAGGCGTTCATCATCACGGCAGGTGTGACGAAACTCCTGCCGCTCACGGGCATCACGCTGCCGTTTGTCAGCTACGGCGGCAGCTCAATGTCGGCGAGCTTCATTCTTGTCGGCATATTGACGGCACTCTCGGGCGAGAGGAGGGGGGCAGCGGATGGCTGA
- a CDS encoding Stp1/IreP family PP2C-type Ser/Thr phosphatase: MIEVSSASDIGRVRTSNEDSYGVFAPAVYVVADGLGGHAAGEVASRMVVAAVHDMANEGAAMDTATLKSAVLRANQQVLDASAGNASYEGMGSTATVLHVDEAAGMAYYAHVGDSRLYLLRRGVFRQVSRDHSYVEELVARGELSEAEAQHHPRKNVLLRAVGIEERLHVDGDSFPLEAGDRLLLATDGLTNMVDDAVLAALLGGDFANVAERMVEQALAGGGSDNITAIALAYEMP; the protein is encoded by the coding sequence ATGATAGAGGTTTCGAGTGCGTCGGACATCGGACGCGTGCGGACATCGAATGAGGACAGCTACGGCGTATTTGCTCCTGCGGTCTATGTCGTTGCCGACGGGCTGGGTGGTCATGCGGCGGGCGAGGTCGCGAGCCGCATGGTGGTCGCCGCCGTCCACGATATGGCAAACGAGGGGGCGGCGATGGATACGGCGACGTTGAAAAGCGCCGTCCTGCGCGCCAATCAGCAGGTGCTGGATGCCTCGGCGGGGAACGCCTCCTACGAGGGGATGGGGTCGACGGCGACCGTCCTCCATGTGGATGAAGCTGCAGGGATGGCGTACTACGCGCACGTCGGGGACAGCCGTCTCTATCTCCTGCGGCGCGGCGTATTCCGTCAGGTCTCGCGCGACCACTCCTATGTGGAGGAACTCGTCGCGCGTGGTGAACTCAGCGAGGCGGAGGCGCAGCACCATCCGCGCAAGAATGTTCTCCTGCGTGCCGTCGGCATCGAGGAGCGGCTGCACGTGGACGGGGATTCCTTCCCGCTTGAGGCGGGCGACCGTCTGCTCCTCGCGACGGACGGTCTGACAAATATGGTGGACGATGCCGTGCTTGCCGCCCTGCTCGGCGGAGATTTTGCAAATGTAGCGGAGCGCATGGTGGAGCAGGCGCTCGCAGGGGGCGGCAGCGACAATATCACGGCGATTGCCCTTGCCTACGAAATGCCATGA
- a CDS encoding FHA domain-containing protein, with translation MPALALKALRVLLEYGALLWLAYAVLRLGRSMFRTLHRDIKETARLPEAQQGAASFLVIAGEGLAGRRFPVGHELTIGRSPDNDIVLADNFVSHHHVCVYQRENAYIAEDLGSRNHTYLNDGLLTGRAYLRAGDVLRIGAVALRFER, from the coding sequence ATGCCGGCGCTCGCATTGAAGGCGCTGCGCGTTCTGCTCGAATACGGCGCGCTCCTCTGGCTTGCGTACGCCGTCCTGCGCCTCGGGCGCAGTATGTTCCGTACGCTGCACAGAGATATCAAAGAGACGGCGCGTCTGCCCGAGGCGCAGCAGGGCGCAGCGTCCTTCCTCGTCATCGCGGGCGAGGGGCTCGCGGGGCGGCGCTTTCCCGTGGGACATGAGCTCACAATCGGGCGCAGCCCCGACAACGATATTGTACTTGCGGATAATTTTGTATCCCATCATCATGTATGTGTCTATCAGAGAGAGAATGCGTATATCGCAGAGGATTTGGGCAGCCGCAATCACACCTATCTGAACGATGGGCTGCTGACGGGGCGGGCGTATCTGCGCGCGGGCGATGTCCTTCGCATCGGCGCCGTTGCCCTGCGTTTTGAGAGGTAA
- a CDS encoding DUF3662 and FHA domain-containing protein, whose protein sequence is MIDRVESFLGEHIEGFFNRKFSSHLEPVELIKGLEKEAKKQGAGGRLANAYVISLGTEDYQRLCSHRVADELAVALKKYIIRADLVMDGKLGICFALDEELRAGSYHLAARVQHDCVPVEEGTVSHDTMAQTIVLERPSIIEARCLNLPPEHEIATLTVLGGADEGISVRLGERKIYMGRMARNEFILTDSNVSRVHAWIAYEQHRHVLYDAESRNGTFVNGTRITAQRLRDGDEIRLGTTALRYGVL, encoded by the coding sequence ATGATTGATCGCGTGGAATCTTTTCTGGGAGAGCATATCGAGGGCTTTTTCAATCGCAAGTTCAGCAGTCACCTCGAGCCTGTCGAGCTTATCAAGGGGCTCGAAAAGGAAGCGAAGAAGCAGGGCGCGGGCGGACGTCTCGCCAACGCTTACGTCATTTCGCTCGGCACGGAGGACTATCAGCGCCTCTGCTCACACCGCGTGGCGGATGAACTTGCTGTGGCACTCAAGAAATATATCATTCGCGCGGATCTTGTGATGGATGGGAAACTCGGCATCTGCTTTGCGCTCGATGAGGAGCTGCGCGCAGGCTCCTATCATCTCGCGGCGCGTGTGCAGCACGACTGTGTGCCCGTAGAGGAGGGTACAGTTTCTCACGATACGATGGCACAGACCATCGTGCTCGAGCGCCCCTCCATCATAGAGGCGCGTTGTCTGAACCTTCCGCCCGAACATGAGATTGCGACCCTTACGGTGCTTGGCGGCGCGGACGAGGGCATATCCGTGCGTCTGGGAGAGCGCAAGATCTATATGGGGCGTATGGCGCGCAATGAGTTCATCCTGACGGATTCGAATGTCTCGCGCGTACACGCGTGGATTGCGTATGAGCAGCACCGTCATGTGCTGTATGATGCCGAGAGCCGCAACGGCACTTTCGTCAACGGCACGCGCATCACGGCGCAGCGGCTGCGCGACGGCGATGAGATCCGCCTCGGCACGACGGCACTGCGCTACGGTGTACTGTGA
- the rlmN gene encoding 23S rRNA (adenine(2503)-C(2))-methyltransferase RlmN, whose amino-acid sequence MKNIFGLTKEALADALKEYDIPRFRADQIVRWMYQRGAASFDAMDNLSKALRTQLAAHFSIERPKVVSRLHSADGATIKLLYEFTDGQTAETVLMCHPYGNSVCVSTQAGCRMGCAFCASTLHGLQRNLTAGEIAAQVIGMADFLRQEGARVDTIVVMGSGEPLENYDNVIAALRLLHEEYTIGLGYRGVTLSTSGIVPGIERLAKEGIPISLSISLHAPTEELRSKIMPVNCIYPLSDVLRAARAYAERTKRRVTYEYILIRDLNDSAREAEQLAKLLRGQLASVNLIPINPVAERNLFRPDKAAIHRFQKTLEDRRIAVTLRREMGTDIQAACGQLRNRLMEAGL is encoded by the coding sequence ATGAAAAACATCTTCGGTCTGACAAAAGAGGCGCTTGCCGATGCGCTCAAAGAATATGATATTCCCCGCTTCCGCGCGGATCAGATCGTCCGATGGATGTATCAGCGCGGTGCGGCTTCTTTTGATGCGATGGACAATCTGTCGAAAGCGCTGCGTACGCAGCTTGCCGCGCATTTCTCTATCGAGCGTCCGAAGGTCGTCTCGCGTCTGCATTCTGCGGACGGGGCGACGATCAAGCTGCTTTATGAATTCACGGACGGGCAGACGGCAGAGACGGTGCTGATGTGTCATCCGTACGGCAACAGCGTCTGTGTCTCGACACAGGCGGGCTGCCGCATGGGCTGTGCGTTCTGCGCCTCGACACTGCATGGCCTGCAGCGCAATCTGACAGCGGGGGAGATTGCGGCGCAGGTGATCGGCATGGCGGATTTCCTGCGACAGGAGGGGGCTCGCGTCGATACGATCGTCGTCATGGGCTCGGGCGAGCCGCTCGAGAACTATGACAATGTGATTGCGGCGCTGCGCCTGCTGCACGAGGAGTACACAATCGGCCTCGGCTATCGCGGCGTGACGCTCTCGACTTCGGGCATTGTACCCGGCATTGAGCGGTTGGCGAAGGAGGGGATTCCAATCTCACTCTCGATCTCGCTGCACGCGCCGACAGAGGAACTGCGTTCGAAGATCATGCCCGTCAACTGCATTTACCCGCTCTCGGATGTGCTGCGCGCGGCGCGTGCCTATGCGGAGCGGACGAAGCGGCGCGTCACCTACGAGTATATTCTCATCCGCGATCTGAACGACTCTGCACGCGAAGCAGAGCAGCTCGCAAAGCTCCTGCGCGGACAGCTTGCGAGTGTGAACCTCATCCCCATCAACCCCGTCGCCGAGCGGAATCTCTTCCGCCCGGACAAGGCTGCCATCCACCGTTTTCAAAAGACGCTCGAGGATCGGCGCATTGCCGTGACCCTGCGGCGTGAGATGGGAACTGATATTCAGGCGGCGTGCGGACAGCTGCGCAACCGCCTGATGGAAGCTGGACTATAA
- the rsmB gene encoding 16S rRNA (cytosine(967)-C(5))-methyltransferase RsmB, with translation MQRYREDKIDRVRELAMQVLQKIHVESVYANVALAQTLRDTVLAERDRRFLTELVYGVTKAGESLDYMIGQYVADIRKVQPAIRELLRLGFYQIFVMDRVPPSAACNTAVELAKKHGRRGADSFVNGVLRAALRAPERAVLPTGRDARALALRSWHPAWMVERWMRAYGYERTEALCLCNNTSAPLSVRVNTLRTNRSALMEQFAVAGAEARASRWVPDGIVLHAHGALDDLPPLRAGLAQVQDESSMLVAHVLGAEPGMTVIDACAAPGGKTTHIAQRMENRGCILAFDIYEEKIRRIEQNARRLGISIIEAEMRDAREIGAAYEAMADRVLVDAPCSGLGVLRRKPDARWKKSVSDRKTLPPIQRAILWSAARAVKSGGVLVYSTCTMEECENAAVVQDFLRAHPHFTLEQTGAFLPEQKTAEPMVQIMPETDEPDGFFIARMRRT, from the coding sequence ATGCAGAGGTATCGTGAGGACAAAATCGACCGCGTGCGTGAGCTGGCAATGCAGGTATTGCAAAAAATTCACGTCGAGAGCGTGTATGCGAATGTCGCGCTCGCACAGACGTTGCGCGATACAGTGCTCGCGGAGCGCGACCGCCGTTTTCTGACGGAGCTTGTCTACGGCGTCACAAAGGCGGGGGAATCGCTCGACTATATGATCGGGCAGTACGTCGCCGACATCCGCAAGGTTCAGCCCGCCATCCGCGAACTCCTGCGGCTTGGCTTCTATCAGATCTTCGTCATGGATCGCGTGCCGCCGTCTGCCGCGTGCAATACTGCGGTGGAATTGGCGAAAAAACATGGGCGCAGGGGTGCGGATTCGTTCGTCAACGGTGTTCTGCGCGCGGCACTGCGCGCGCCAGAGCGTGCGGTTCTGCCTACGGGACGGGATGCGCGCGCACTTGCGCTCAGGTCTTGGCATCCTGCGTGGATGGTCGAGCGTTGGATGCGCGCCTACGGCTACGAACGTACGGAGGCGCTCTGCCTCTGCAATAATACGAGCGCGCCGCTCTCCGTGCGCGTGAATACACTGCGTACGAACCGCTCCGCGCTGATGGAGCAATTTGCAGTTGCTGGGGCAGAGGCACGCGCCTCTCGGTGGGTGCCGGACGGCATTGTCCTGCATGCGCATGGGGCGCTCGATGATCTGCCGCCGCTGCGCGCGGGACTCGCACAGGTGCAGGATGAGAGCTCGATGCTTGTCGCACATGTACTCGGGGCAGAGCCGGGCATGACGGTGATCGATGCCTGTGCCGCGCCGGGCGGGAAGACGACGCATATCGCTCAGCGCATGGAGAATCGCGGGTGCATTCTGGCGTTTGACATCTACGAGGAGAAGATTCGACGCATTGAGCAGAACGCACGGCGGCTCGGCATCTCCATCATCGAGGCAGAGATGCGCGATGCGCGGGAAATTGGCGCAGCATACGAGGCCATGGCGGATCGCGTGCTCGTCGACGCACCATGCTCGGGGCTCGGCGTGCTCAGGCGAAAGCCCGATGCACGCTGGAAGAAGAGCGTGTCGGACAGAAAGACCCTGCCGCCCATCCAGCGTGCCATTCTCTGGAGTGCGGCACGGGCGGTGAAGTCGGGCGGCGTGCTGGTCTACAGCACGTGCACAATGGAGGAATGCGAGAATGCCGCCGTTGTGCAGGACTTCCTGCGCGCGCATCCCCATTTTACTCTCGAGCAGACGGGCGCATTCCTGCCTGAGCAAAAGACTGCGGAGCCGATGGTTCAGATCATGCCGGAGACGGATGAACCGGACGGCTTCTTTATCGCGCGCATGAGGCGGACATGA